In the Chroococcidiopsis sp. SAG 2025 genome, one interval contains:
- a CDS encoding response regulator transcription factor yields the protein MSEYQTEGAVRILLVEDHALMRRGMKGQFALEPDFCVVGEAADGRVAVQLAAELEPDVVLMDIDLPVMDGIAATQQIKSDRPTTRILALSAFDNDTQVMGMLAAGADGYCLKTIEWEQLLAVIQLIQTGGAYLDPQIARKVARMLKPNPVIPIKEQHSTISPIPVLSSREREVLKLIAEGRSNQEIAQQLFLSLGTVKSYVRMILNKLSVDDRVQAAALAVREGLI from the coding sequence ATGAGCGAATATCAGACAGAGGGTGCAGTACGAATTTTATTAGTCGAAGATCATGCTTTGATGCGTCGAGGGATGAAAGGACAGTTTGCCCTCGAACCCGATTTTTGTGTCGTGGGAGAAGCTGCTGATGGCAGGGTGGCAGTTCAATTAGCTGCCGAGTTAGAACCAGATGTCGTATTAATGGATATCGATCTGCCCGTGATGGATGGGATCGCGGCAACTCAACAGATCAAAAGCGATCGCCCCACGACGCGAATACTCGCCTTAAGTGCTTTTGATAATGATACTCAAGTAATGGGAATGTTAGCCGCAGGGGCTGATGGCTATTGTCTCAAAACAATCGAATGGGAACAACTGCTAGCTGTAATTCAGTTAATTCAAACTGGTGGCGCTTATCTCGACCCGCAAATAGCCCGCAAAGTGGCACGGATGCTCAAGCCTAATCCGGTAATTCCCATTAAAGAACAGCATTCCACCATCTCACCTATTCCAGTTCTCAGCAGCCGCGAACGAGAAGTTCTCAAACTAATTGCTGAAGGACGCTCGAACCAAGAGATTGCCCAACAACTATTTCTTTCCCTGGGAACGGTCAAGTCTTACGTGCGGATGATTCTCAATAAACTGAGCGTTGACGATCGCGTTCAGGCAGCAGCTTTAGCCGTGCGCGAAGGACTAATTTAA
- a CDS encoding DUF4327 family protein produces MSVNALLSPVEYSLDVIKHEVLHLVQKGIISRRQSMYVLCEYIPARDWTAFERELEKHEYNLRDRIADLLDCERWEND; encoded by the coding sequence ATGTCTGTAAATGCACTACTTTCACCAGTTGAATATTCTTTAGACGTTATCAAACACGAAGTCTTACATCTAGTACAGAAAGGAATTATTAGCCGTAGGCAATCAATGTACGTCCTCTGCGAATACATCCCAGCTAGAGATTGGACGGCGTTTGAGCGAGAATTGGAAAAACACGAGTACAACTTGCGCGATCGCATTGCCGATCTCCTCGATTGCGAACGCTGGGAAAATGATTAA
- a CDS encoding Mo-dependent nitrogenase C-terminal domain-containing protein codes for MSIFQKLIAVRQCLCIFNAIHREEREEGSLHMIQVVNLISLVVEASISYKSRPSIAFTLSPMKSLKQKLDTFEIAHPRVAKLIAKTIPAQCPFERDIILFGHKVGHIPPLCKLNPLYEQLVGLRFRALCYLADCCGEDIQAYC; via the coding sequence GTGTCAATTTTCCAGAAGTTAATCGCCGTTAGGCAATGTCTTTGTATTTTTAACGCCATACATCGAGAAGAGCGTGAGGAAGGTAGCTTACATATGATTCAGGTTGTCAATTTAATTTCCCTTGTAGTAGAAGCAAGCATTTCCTACAAATCCCGTCCATCGATCGCATTTACATTATCTCCCATGAAGTCTTTGAAACAAAAGTTAGATACTTTTGAGATTGCTCACCCCCGAGTTGCAAAATTGATTGCGAAAACTATTCCAGCCCAATGTCCTTTTGAGCGAGATATTATTCTATTCGGTCATAAAGTAGGACACATTCCTCCTCTATGCAAACTCAACCCCCTATACGAGCAATTGGTCGGTTTGAGATTTCGTGCTTTATGTTACCTTGCCGACTGCTGCGGTGAAGACATTCAAGCATACTGTTAA
- a CDS encoding DUF3365 domain-containing protein — MLKNLKLTAKFSLMLVVVFIGGIIISGAALSKVLEQRAEREVSSQAAILIKAMNAVRAYTSDRVNPLLAPKLETEPVFIPETVPAFSATEVFENLRKNEEYRNFFYKEATLNPTNLRDKADAFEAKIVERFRNESNTKEISGFRNLPGGEVFYIARPLAVSKESCLRCHSTPEAAPKSQIATYGSEWGFGWKLHEIVAAQIISVPSSEIFESSRRSLSLVMGILFGIFAIVVLWLNFFLKRSVIQPIKKMSRTAERVSTGEMSADFEQNSNDEIGILAASFNRMKSSLEIAMKLLSQQTR; from the coding sequence ATGTTAAAAAATCTTAAGCTTACTGCCAAATTTAGCTTAATGTTGGTCGTAGTTTTCATCGGTGGGATTATCATCAGTGGTGCGGCACTCTCCAAGGTACTCGAACAGAGAGCCGAAAGGGAAGTTAGTTCTCAAGCAGCAATTCTGATCAAAGCGATGAATGCGGTTAGAGCATATACCAGCGATCGCGTCAACCCATTGCTTGCACCTAAGCTCGAAACCGAACCAGTATTTATTCCTGAAACAGTACCAGCTTTCTCCGCTACGGAAGTTTTTGAAAACTTGCGTAAAAACGAAGAGTATCGAAATTTCTTCTATAAAGAAGCTACGCTCAATCCTACCAACCTACGCGATAAAGCTGATGCTTTTGAAGCTAAAATTGTCGAGCGCTTCCGCAACGAATCGAATACTAAAGAAATTTCTGGTTTTCGCAATTTACCAGGTGGAGAAGTCTTTTACATTGCTCGACCATTAGCAGTGTCGAAAGAAAGCTGTTTGCGATGTCACTCTACCCCAGAAGCAGCACCTAAAAGCCAAATTGCTACCTATGGCTCGGAGTGGGGTTTTGGTTGGAAACTGCACGAAATTGTAGCAGCACAGATTATTTCTGTACCTTCGAGCGAGATCTTTGAGAGTTCTAGACGCTCTTTATCTCTAGTTATGGGAATATTGTTTGGAATTTTTGCGATCGTCGTGCTGTGGCTCAACTTCTTCTTAAAACGATCTGTCATTCAGCCGATTAAGAAAATGTCTAGAACCGCAGAGCGAGTTAGCACGGGAGAAATGAGTGCAGATTTCGAGCAGAATTCTAATGATGAAATTGGCATCCTAGCAGCTTCTTTCAATCGCATGAAATCGAGCTTAGAAATTGCGATGAAGTTACTCAGCCAGCAAACGCGATGA
- a CDS encoding phosphate/phosphite/phosphonate ABC transporter substrate-binding protein, translating to MNSRYSRRLFLLQLFFLAACGSRSLQGEGEELIIGTVSYSEGQQTLSQYDRLINYLGEKTGSLVRLEPAFNENKALERIRNRSWSLVFAPPGLAAIAITQQQYRPLFTLEGVQNLRSILVVQENSPIRSLKDLANKTVALGQPGSATGFYLPIYNLYGLTLAEILLAPTPKTILSLVAEGKADAGALSQREFNVYKTQFPQISFRVLYNDPHSVPLGSVLISPTIERNRQEFIRQVLSEAASVLAQETGYVPTGSIPDYRYMISVVERVKSIFPYELQPGSAQLKPARLFKG from the coding sequence ATGAATTCCAGATATTCGCGTCGTCTCTTTTTACTTCAATTATTTTTTTTAGCAGCTTGTGGTTCGCGATCGCTACAAGGTGAGGGAGAAGAATTAATTATTGGTACAGTGAGCTACTCTGAAGGTCAACAGACGCTCAGCCAGTACGATCGCTTGATCAATTACTTAGGCGAGAAGACTGGTTCGTTGGTGAGGCTAGAGCCTGCCTTTAATGAGAATAAAGCTCTAGAACGGATTCGCAATCGCTCTTGGTCATTGGTGTTTGCTCCTCCAGGCTTAGCTGCGATCGCCATCACCCAGCAACAGTACCGTCCCCTGTTTACCTTGGAAGGAGTTCAAAACTTACGCTCGATTTTGGTTGTTCAAGAAAACAGCCCCATTCGATCTCTGAAAGACTTAGCAAATAAAACAGTAGCCTTGGGTCAACCTGGTTCTGCAACGGGATTTTATTTGCCTATTTATAATCTGTATGGCTTAACTTTAGCAGAAATTTTATTAGCACCTACACCAAAAACTATATTGAGTTTGGTAGCTGAAGGTAAAGCCGATGCGGGGGCGCTTTCTCAAAGAGAATTTAATGTTTATAAGACGCAATTTCCTCAAATTTCTTTTCGCGTTTTATACAACGATCCCCACAGCGTACCACTAGGATCTGTTTTAATTTCACCAACTATCGAACGCAATCGCCAAGAATTTATTCGTCAAGTTCTAAGCGAAGCTGCTTCCGTTTTAGCGCAAGAAACAGGTTACGTTCCTACAGGTTCGATTCCAGATTATCGCTACATGATTTCTGTAGTCGAACGTGTCAAAAGTATTTTTCCCTACGAACTGCAACCAGGAAGCGCGCAATTAAAACCTGCACGGTTGTTTAAAGGGTAA
- a CDS encoding phosphatase PAP2 family protein — MQLFKSDLKQLLPAFLNFGKRVLVSHWRSLLLLAIGVYLPLQVFGLLAEEVWDEGGFIWDTLILQGIHATAQPQLDSIAVTLTQFGSSTILFPVISAIALVMLLRRRWRSLIYLLTTVIGSAIINRAVKLLMHRVRPELWTSPAPELDFGFPSGHAMNSMTLVAALVILTWGSPWCLLVLIGGSLYAIAIAWTRLYLGVHFPSDILAGWMVSVAWAIGVSFLVRLKRTAAIAPHAEQPKNETTLLPEESGEKS; from the coding sequence ATGCAATTATTTAAATCCGATCTCAAGCAATTGCTGCCAGCTTTTCTGAACTTTGGTAAGCGAGTGCTAGTTTCTCATTGGCGATCGCTACTTTTGTTAGCGATTGGAGTTTACTTGCCTTTACAGGTGTTTGGCTTACTAGCAGAAGAAGTATGGGATGAAGGTGGATTCATCTGGGATACGCTCATATTACAGGGGATTCACGCTACAGCACAACCGCAGCTAGATAGTATAGCCGTAACGCTGACTCAGTTTGGTTCGAGTACTATTTTGTTTCCCGTTATTAGTGCGATCGCGTTGGTAATGTTGTTGCGACGAAGATGGCGATCTCTCATTTATTTGCTAACTACTGTAATCGGAAGCGCCATTATCAACCGTGCAGTCAAGCTGTTAATGCATCGAGTTCGTCCCGAGCTATGGACATCACCCGCGCCAGAACTTGATTTTGGTTTTCCTAGCGGTCATGCCATGAATAGCATGACATTGGTAGCTGCTCTCGTTATTTTGACTTGGGGTAGTCCTTGGTGTTTGTTGGTATTAATTGGCGGAAGTCTATATGCGATCGCGATCGCTTGGACGCGACTGTACTTGGGCGTTCATTTTCCCAGCGACATTTTAGCAGGATGGATGGTTTCAGTCGCTTGGGCAATTGGAGTTAGCTTTCTCGTCAGACTAAAGCGGACTGCGGCGATCGCTCCTCACGCCGAACAGCCAAAAAATGAAACTACCTTACTACCCGAAGAAAGCGGGGAAAAGTCTTAA
- a CDS encoding superoxide dismutase, giving the protein MAFELQSLPYANDALEPYIDAQTMQIHHDLHHGTYVKGLNTALESQPDLQSKSIDELIRELNSLPEAVRTPVRNSGGGHFNHSIFWTLMAPNAGGEPTGAIAQVISDNFGDFENFKTQFNDAGTKRFGSGFVWLVRSAGGKYEIVSTPNQDNPWTDGHFPIMCNDVWEHAYYLKYQNRRAEYLKQWWNTVNWSEVNNRLATAP; this is encoded by the coding sequence ATGGCTTTTGAACTGCAATCTCTACCCTACGCAAACGACGCTTTAGAACCTTACATAGACGCGCAAACCATGCAGATCCACCACGATCTACATCATGGTACTTATGTCAAGGGTCTAAATACAGCTTTGGAATCGCAACCAGATTTACAAAGCAAAAGTATTGACGAGTTGATTCGCGAGCTGAATTCATTACCAGAAGCAGTTCGTACTCCTGTCCGCAATAGTGGTGGCGGACATTTCAATCACTCGATCTTTTGGACATTGATGGCTCCCAATGCTGGCGGGGAACCTACAGGCGCGATCGCCCAAGTTATCAGTGATAATTTTGGCGATTTTGAAAACTTTAAAACTCAGTTTAACGATGCTGGTACGAAGCGCTTTGGTAGTGGCTTTGTGTGGCTAGTCCGCTCGGCTGGTGGCAAGTATGAGATTGTCAGTACGCCCAACCAAGATAATCCTTGGACGGACGGACACTTCCCCATCATGTGTAATGATGTTTGGGAACACGCATACTACCTTAAATATCAAAACCGTCGTGCCGAGTACCTCAAGCAGTGGTGGAATACAGTCAACTGGAGTGAGGTCAACAATCGTTTAGCTACAGCGCCATAA
- a CDS encoding metalloregulator ArsR/SmtB family transcription factor — MNDAIERVRVKNQILSVIKMHGSQTAVDLAVKLQVSPMAIRQHMQTLQDEQLVTYSEQKQAVGRPVKFWQLTEKANALFPNHHADLVVKLIEGVRKVFGEAGLGLLIGERTQAQIQTYSAQMQHAQNWRERVAILTQLRTQEGYMAETIEESPGVLLLAENHCSICAAAQSCSQLCSSELQVFETLLGADVNVERVEHILSGDRRCAYRISSCH; from the coding sequence ATGAATGATGCGATCGAGCGGGTAAGGGTCAAAAATCAGATTTTATCTGTTATCAAAATGCACGGCTCGCAAACGGCTGTGGATTTAGCAGTTAAGTTGCAGGTTTCACCGATGGCAATCCGCCAGCATATGCAAACTCTTCAAGATGAGCAATTAGTCACTTATAGCGAGCAAAAGCAAGCGGTTGGTCGTCCAGTCAAGTTTTGGCAATTAACCGAGAAAGCCAACGCGCTTTTTCCCAACCATCACGCCGATCTGGTGGTGAAATTAATTGAGGGAGTCCGCAAAGTATTTGGCGAAGCTGGGTTAGGACTATTAATTGGCGAACGTACTCAAGCTCAAATTCAAACATACTCGGCGCAGATGCAACACGCTCAAAACTGGCGAGAACGAGTGGCAATTCTGACTCAACTGCGGACTCAAGAAGGATATATGGCAGAGACAATAGAAGAGTCACCAGGAGTCTTGTTACTGGCGGAAAATCATTGTTCGATTTGTGCTGCTGCCCAAAGTTGTTCGCAGTTGTGCAGTTCAGAATTGCAAGTGTTTGAAACTCTGCTTGGTGCTGATGTTAATGTCGAACGAGTCGAGCATATTTTAAGTGGCGATCGCCGTTGTGCTTACCGCATTTCTAGTTGTCATTGA
- a CDS encoding radical SAM protein, with protein MNYPILDSRTGGFPNPPLPTPHSRTSVFSAERLLFTPTTPEADAIPAIFAFPNEYTVGITSLGYQVVWATLAMRADVDVSRLFTDISEPLPRQPELVGFSCSWELDYVNILTLLESLSIPIHTSDRTDSDPLVFGGGPVLTANPEPFAEFFDVILLGDGENLLGNFISAYKQVRTADRKTKLHHLAQVPGIYIPSLYEVTYEDPTGCIQSIKPIAPGIPDRIEKQTYRGNTLSASTVVTEKAAWENIFMVEVVRSCPEMCRFCLASYLTLPFRTASLEGSLIPAIERGLTVTNRIGLLGASVTQHPEFNNLLAYLSQPKYDDVRLSIASVRTNTVTVELAQTLAKRDTRSLTIAVESGSERLRQIINKKLHNDEIVQAAVNAKAGGLSSLKLYGMVGIPGEEPEDLEETVKMMRSLKKAAPGLRLTLGCSTFVPKAHTPFQWYGVNPQAEKRLQYLQKNLKPQGIDFRPESYNWSVIQALISRGDRRISRLLELTRNYGDSLGSYRRAFKELRGQIPDLEFYVFRNWSHEQVLPWSHLQAPLSQATLLKHLALSESREQGAGSSY; from the coding sequence ATGAATTACCCAATTCTCGACTCCCGTACGGGCGGGTTTCCAAACCCGCCCCTACCGACTCCCCACTCCCGTACGTCCGTATTTTCTGCCGAACGCTTACTATTTACCCCAACAACTCCAGAAGCCGATGCGATCCCCGCTATCTTCGCCTTTCCTAACGAATACACCGTGGGAATTACCAGCTTGGGATATCAAGTCGTATGGGCGACTTTGGCAATGCGTGCTGATGTTGATGTCAGTCGCTTATTTACTGATATATCCGAACCGCTACCACGTCAGCCTGAATTAGTCGGCTTTTCTTGTTCGTGGGAATTGGATTATGTAAATATTCTGACTCTATTAGAATCTCTCTCCATTCCAATTCATACCAGCGATCGCACTGACAGCGATCCCCTAGTATTTGGTGGTGGTCCTGTTTTGACGGCTAACCCCGAACCCTTCGCGGAGTTTTTTGACGTTATTTTGTTGGGAGATGGAGAAAATTTATTAGGAAATTTTATTTCAGCTTACAAACAAGTTCGGACAGCCGATAGAAAAACTAAATTACATCACCTAGCACAAGTACCAGGAATCTATATTCCCAGCTTGTATGAGGTGACGTATGAAGATCCTACAGGCTGCATCCAATCCATTAAACCAATTGCGCCAGGTATTCCCGATCGGATAGAAAAGCAAACTTATCGAGGTAATACTCTATCTGCTTCTACAGTTGTGACTGAAAAAGCAGCTTGGGAAAATATTTTTATGGTGGAAGTGGTACGCAGTTGTCCTGAAATGTGCCGCTTTTGTCTGGCTAGCTATCTCACTCTACCTTTTCGCACGGCAAGTTTGGAAGGCTCGTTAATTCCCGCGATCGAACGAGGACTGACAGTTACAAACAGGATAGGATTATTGGGGGCATCCGTGACCCAACATCCAGAATTTAATAATTTATTAGCTTATTTAAGTCAACCAAAATACGATGATGTCCGTTTGAGCATTGCCTCAGTGCGGACAAATACTGTCACGGTAGAACTAGCACAGACTTTAGCAAAAAGAGACACGCGATCGCTCACCATTGCTGTAGAAAGCGGTTCGGAACGGTTGCGCCAAATTATTAACAAAAAACTGCATAACGATGAGATCGTCCAAGCGGCGGTGAATGCCAAAGCGGGAGGACTGAGTAGCTTGAAACTTTACGGTATGGTGGGCATACCTGGGGAAGAACCCGAAGATCTGGAAGAAACAGTTAAAATGATGCGATCGCTCAAAAAAGCTGCCCCAGGATTAAGGTTAACCCTGGGATGCAGTACGTTTGTCCCCAAAGCACACACGCCGTTTCAGTGGTATGGAGTCAATCCCCAAGCCGAGAAGCGCTTGCAATATTTACAGAAAAACCTCAAACCCCAAGGGATTGATTTTCGTCCCGAAAGCTATAACTGGTCGGTGATTCAGGCTTTAATATCGAGAGGCGATCGCCGTATATCCCGCCTGTTAGAATTAACGCGCAACTACGGTGACAGTCTCGGTAGCTATCGCCGCGCTTTTAAAGAGTTACGCGGACAAATACCCGATTTAGAATTCTACGTGTTTCGCAATTGGTCACACGAACAAGTCTTACCCTGGAGTCACCTGCAAGCACCTTTGTCACAGGCAACTTTATTGAAACATTTAGCTTTATCAGAGAGCAGGGAGCAGGGAGCAGGGAGCAGTTACTAA
- a CDS encoding MFS transporter, giving the protein MSATTVKSARVVRWRISLVLAVTLFVNYLDRNNLALALPRIARDFGWSDREVGAHGEWLLGAFFLSYALSNMLLSPLAERFGPKRSVIAAIAASSLFTILSAPLGQSLSALIVLRLLLGFGEGVHIPMLSAITSRWFEPHERSRANAIWGAGIILAVASAPLVIIPLIQAVGWRIAFAVLGTVGMLVSLPLVWLFVEDEPHQQHSARELVDDAPEANYKRDWRFWLITLGGALNAFCAFGMLNWLPTYFNRAKGIDFERLGYPLAIVFTAGIVGIALMAYLGDKLQRRALLASIGFAIAGVFVHIASSANVLWLLVLCFAIAVFFQSAYGAQEYALVQRLLPSNRVGAGTGLYNGLSILFGGVGGSLIPGSIVAVTGSFDAAIFSIVVGALLAAFVMLVLARALRY; this is encoded by the coding sequence ATGTCAGCTACTACTGTTAAATCTGCTAGGGTAGTCCGTTGGCGCATTTCTCTGGTGCTTGCCGTCACGTTATTCGTCAACTACTTAGACCGCAACAATCTGGCTCTAGCACTGCCTCGTATTGCCCGTGATTTTGGTTGGAGCGATCGCGAAGTTGGGGCGCATGGTGAATGGCTATTGGGGGCATTCTTTTTGTCCTACGCCCTGTCAAATATGCTACTCAGCCCGCTTGCCGAGCGATTTGGACCCAAGCGGAGTGTCATCGCGGCGATCGCAGCATCCTCTCTATTCACTATTCTCAGCGCCCCCTTGGGGCAATCTCTGAGTGCACTAATCGTCCTGCGTCTGCTACTGGGATTTGGGGAAGGGGTACATATTCCAATGTTGAGTGCAATTACCAGTCGTTGGTTTGAGCCACACGAGCGATCGCGTGCCAATGCCATCTGGGGGGCGGGAATTATTCTTGCTGTTGCTAGCGCACCATTGGTAATTATTCCACTCATCCAAGCTGTCGGCTGGCGGATCGCCTTTGCCGTCCTCGGTACAGTTGGAATGCTGGTTTCTCTTCCTTTAGTTTGGTTGTTTGTAGAAGACGAGCCGCACCAGCAGCACAGCGCTCGCGAATTAGTCGATGACGCGCCAGAGGCAAACTACAAACGAGATTGGCGATTTTGGTTGATTACCCTTGGCGGTGCGCTCAATGCCTTCTGTGCTTTCGGTATGCTCAACTGGTTGCCCACCTACTTCAACCGCGCCAAAGGAATTGATTTCGAGCGGTTGGGCTATCCTTTAGCAATCGTTTTTACGGCGGGAATTGTCGGAATTGCTCTGATGGCTTATTTGGGTGACAAACTTCAGCGACGCGCCTTGCTTGCTAGTATCGGATTTGCGATCGCGGGCGTATTCGTTCACATTGCCTCTAGCGCCAACGTACTGTGGCTGTTGGTTTTATGCTTTGCGATCGCTGTCTTTTTCCAGAGTGCTTACGGCGCACAAGAATACGCGCTAGTACAACGCTTGTTACCCTCAAACCGAGTCGGTGCGGGGACTGGGCTGTACAACGGGCTTTCCATCCTGTTTGGTGGTGTTGGCGGTTCGCTGATTCCTGGCTCGATTGTAGCGGTGACTGGTAGTTTTGATGCGGCAATTTTTAGTATTGTGGTGGGGGCGTTACTGGCAGCTTTCGTCATGCTAGTACTAGCAAGGGCGCTGCGATATTAG
- the aqpZ gene encoding aquaporin Z, whose translation MALMKRCVAESIGTFWLVLGGCGSAVLAAAFTAGAAKLGEGTAAPLGIGLVGVSIAFGLTVLTIAYALGHVADCHLNPAVTFGLWAGKRFPGSELLPYIIAQVTGAIAGAGVVYLIASGKAGFTLTGSNPLATNGFGTHSPSGYSLAACFLTEVIMTFMFLMVILGATDRRAPQGFAPIAIGLALTLIHLISIPVTNTSVNPARSTGPALFAGLEHIAQLWLFWLAPILGAVLAGFFYSSFFAESRKERIPAEPIKTLR comes from the coding sequence ATGGCACTTATGAAACGGTGCGTAGCGGAGTCGATTGGGACTTTTTGGCTAGTTCTTGGTGGTTGTGGTAGTGCAGTACTTGCAGCAGCATTTACGGCAGGTGCAGCAAAACTAGGTGAAGGGACAGCAGCCCCATTAGGAATCGGACTAGTTGGTGTATCCATCGCTTTTGGTTTGACGGTACTGACGATCGCATATGCATTAGGACACGTTGCTGATTGCCATCTCAACCCAGCTGTAACTTTCGGACTTTGGGCTGGCAAGCGATTTCCTGGTTCTGAACTACTGCCATATATCATTGCCCAAGTCACAGGTGCGATCGCGGGCGCGGGAGTTGTTTATTTAATTGCTAGCGGTAAGGCGGGCTTCACTCTCACAGGCTCAAACCCGTTGGCAACAAACGGTTTCGGTACACATTCACCCAGTGGTTATTCTTTAGCAGCTTGCTTCTTAACAGAAGTCATAATGACTTTCATGTTCTTGATGGTGATTTTAGGGGCAACAGATCGCCGCGCTCCCCAAGGTTTTGCTCCCATTGCTATTGGTTTAGCACTGACCTTAATTCATCTAATTAGTATTCCTGTAACTAATACCTCAGTCAACCCTGCTCGCAGCACGGGTCCAGCACTTTTTGCTGGCTTGGAGCATATTGCTCAACTTTGGTTGTTTTGGCTAGCTCCAATTTTAGGGGCAGTCCTAGCAGGTTTTTTCTACTCTAGTTTCTTTGCCGAGTCAAGGAAAGAGCGAATACCTGCCGAGCCAATTAAAACACTACGCTGA
- a CDS encoding CAAD domain-containing protein has product MQQTEYMTDTSEVRETSESTSLTTPSTAKQLEMQGRQIGNNIVAFFTALPQNIRSFWQQYKQPITNILLILLALIAVRVLFAVLAALNSIPLLAPTFQLIGILYSVWFVYRYLRTKSNREELASKLQSLFE; this is encoded by the coding sequence ATGCAACAGACAGAATACATGACCGACACTTCAGAAGTTAGAGAAACATCAGAATCTACATCTCTAACAACACCATCGACTGCAAAACAACTTGAAATGCAGGGACGGCAGATCGGTAACAATATAGTTGCTTTTTTTACGGCACTACCGCAAAACATTCGTAGCTTCTGGCAACAATACAAACAACCAATTACAAACATCCTTTTGATTTTGCTTGCCTTAATTGCAGTGAGAGTGTTGTTTGCAGTCTTGGCGGCTCTCAACAGCATTCCACTATTAGCACCAACGTTTCAACTAATCGGAATTTTATATTCGGTGTGGTTTGTCTATCGATATCTGCGGACAAAATCTAATAGGGAGGAATTGGCAAGTAAGTTACAGTCACTTTTTGAATAA
- a CDS encoding IS701 family transposase, protein MKDQVPAAMPQCFENWCRRFDDVFSRQKQRQEFRVYLGGLLGESQRKNLSQLVTNTVDGSYNSLRHFLNNAPWDEVKLNNRRLEVMHQCRQTTPSQGFTLIVDDSGHRKSGAATDGVGRQYIGEIGKTDNGIVLLTTYLYDGVRRLPLDVALYQHASLFEQGKADPNFQKKPDLALDLVDQCLKRGYRPGVTVIDAGYGNNTPFLKQLESRNLTYVAAIAKNRQVTAQTSGDESARKQGLEAIAQTLAVEQFTPVQLNLEQPRTVWVALLPVHVPKLEGTRWLAIQLNASSFEQATEVDYFLTNASDNQVSAAWVAQTYSARNWVEVFYREAKGWLGLSEYQVRDALSMKRHWVLVFIAYTFILWHQLTGGFRRRWATKPLQTFAEALEAFRTAVEFRLVRWLNEHVDVFASHRAKFGYIWA, encoded by the coding sequence GTGAAAGATCAAGTACCAGCAGCGATGCCGCAGTGCTTTGAGAACTGGTGTCGTCGGTTTGATGATGTATTTTCGCGTCAGAAGCAGCGGCAGGAATTTCGTGTTTATCTAGGGGGACTGCTGGGTGAGAGTCAGCGCAAAAACCTGAGCCAACTGGTCACAAATACAGTAGATGGCTCCTACAACAGCCTCAGACATTTTCTCAACAATGCCCCTTGGGATGAAGTCAAGCTAAATAATCGGCGGTTGGAGGTGATGCACCAGTGTCGCCAGACGACCCCGAGTCAAGGTTTCACATTGATTGTAGATGATTCGGGACATCGCAAAAGTGGTGCGGCTACTGATGGGGTAGGACGGCAGTACATTGGGGAGATTGGCAAGACTGACAATGGTATTGTGCTGCTGACTACCTACTTGTATGATGGAGTGCGACGTCTGCCGTTAGATGTTGCACTCTATCAACACGCAAGTTTATTCGAGCAAGGCAAGGCAGACCCCAACTTCCAGAAAAAACCTGACCTGGCTCTAGACTTGGTTGACCAATGCTTGAAGCGCGGTTATCGACCGGGTGTGACTGTAATTGATGCAGGCTACGGTAATAACACGCCTTTTCTCAAGCAGTTGGAGTCGAGAAACCTAACTTACGTGGCAGCAATCGCCAAAAACCGCCAAGTTACTGCTCAAACATCAGGTGATGAGTCTGCTCGTAAGCAGGGATTAGAAGCTATTGCTCAAACCTTGGCAGTGGAGCAGTTCACACCTGTGCAACTCAATCTGGAGCAGCCCCGGACAGTTTGGGTGGCGCTGTTACCAGTTCACGTTCCGAAGCTCGAAGGCACTCGCTGGCTGGCGATTCAACTCAATGCCTCTAGTTTCGAGCAAGCGACGGAGGTGGATTACTTTCTCACCAATGCCTCTGACAACCAAGTCAGTGCGGCTTGGGTAGCTCAAACATATTCTGCTCGCAACTGGGTGGAGGTCTTCTATCGAGAAGCCAAGGGCTGGTTGGGTTTGAGTGAGTATCAAGTTCGGGATGCTCTGAGTATGAAGCGTCATTGGGTTTTAGTGTTCATCGCTTACACCTTCATCCTTTGGCATCAGTTGACCGGCGGATTCCGCAGACGTTGGGCAACCAAACCCTTACAAACCTTTGCCGAAGCATTGGAGGCATTCCGCACCGCAGTCGAGTTTCGTTTGGTCCGCTGGCTTAATGAGCATGTTGATGTATTTGCCTCTCACAGAGCTAAGTTCGGCTATATTTGGGCTTAG